A region of the Gadus morhua chromosome 1, gadMor3.0, whole genome shotgun sequence genome:
tttgttttctcaactaaatagaaaaatataagCCATGGATACAGCATAAACATTAATATGCAAAGCACATTATTCTAAATAAAAACTCTTGCTTCCACTTAAAGCCAAGCTCTGATGACATATGGTTCAGATGGTACATTATACATATGAAAATATGTTAACTCTTGTGTCCTTGATGATTAATCAATCGAATGTTCACCTTCATGTGTTCGTCATACACTGCTCAATTCATGTGCTGTCATTGcctaatgaaaaaataaaatgtgaataCACTTGAAACAGATTAGATTCATGAATCCCTATGGGTAggcatttttgaaaaagtcAACTCGATCTTTTGCTCTcttcaggcctccctccaaaaccacccacctgaaacaaataaaaaatgcttCTAAAAATGTTTGTGCCTACCTTTAAGTTCTGGGAGCTCCTCCATTATCATGCCTCCAGAACTGTGgtttgcagctctctgctgaaTCTACACACCAGACCAATGGAAGAAAAAGGAGATGAGTTTCTGAACAGAGAGGATGCCTGCCACTTTGAAATGAAACCAGAATAAGACATTTTAACTCTCTGTCATGGGTAACAAATATGGTTTAGGATTTAAGAACACAAATTGACAAATTGTCTTTTTCCTTAGCGCTTATGGTTGGTGTactgagaaataaataaattagttCTGTGCAGTTAAACGGCAACGAGGTGTCTCTGTTGGGATTGTTTCTTATCCAAGCTGTTTTCACAGGTTGTTACCACTGAATGCTTTCTAAGTGGCCTACAGGGGGGAGGCTAGCAGTGTTAGCTTGCAGCAAAAGCAACATTATAGCTGTCTTCTGCCCAGGAATATGAACAATATACATATACTCTGAGATATACAGAAAACATACAAGAGAGTGCTTTTGAATGTATGGACACTACATTATTGCAGTAAATAAAACTTTACAATAtgggtacattaattaaccatttatTAAGATTAGTTACAGtcatatgtattattataaagAATTAgcataagggttagggtaacttGGTaaaggttaaccctaaccctatgaaaTATTGTATGAATGTTTACCTTAGTTTACATGAACATCATAACCTTATATAAAGTCGCAATGTGTAACATTGAGCAACGGTCAACCAGATTAGCACTAAACTCATGAATCTCTAGGGAATATTTAGAAGGAGCACTTAAAGCTACGGCAGGCAATTTTAACGGTCAACTCGTTTTcaaagtatataaaaaaaatccctaACCCTCCCTTCAGGCCAACCCCAAAAGCCACttcccaaaaacaaaacaaataatggtaataaaaaagaaaaatacctaaccctaaccctcacccaaaccctaaccctaaccctaccctaccTTTAAGTTCCTAGAGATAGGCTACTCACATTATCATGGCTCCAGGTCTGTGATCTGCATGTCTCCGCCGAATCTACATACCAGACCAATGGAAGAAAAAAGGGGGTGAGATACTGAACAGAGGATGCCTAGCTGCTACTTCAAAATATTTTCTGACATTTGAACTCTGTCAtgcgaaaaaaaaatgacacaaaTTGAAACCACTCTTTTTCCTTCAAGCTTATGTTTAGTATACTGAGAAATCCGGATTCAATTATTTCTCTGCAGTTAAATGGCAACAGTTGgttattttttcattgtttCTTAGCTCCAGTTCCAAGCTATTTTCATAAGTTACCACTGAATGCTTTCAAATTGGCCTACATGGGGAAGGCTGAGCAGTTTAGATTGCAGTAAAGGCATCATTAACAGCTAGTTAATGTTGTATTCAGAATGAAAAACCTCAATAACAGAGTTACGTCCACTCTTACTGGCTGTGCAACTGTGTGACGCGAAATAGCTTAGCTCAACTGGCTGAGTGGTGTGAGTGGGAGGGTTTTTTGGAGTATTAATAGTAAGATtattgtaaacaaagagagagggaagggctggccaacattttttatttgaagaaCATATCAGTAATTGGATTCCATTTCATGGATTTAGTTTTTGAAATCACTATCGATCGATGAATACTGATATTTTTAGCAAATTTTAAGCGGCATGCTAGATTGAATGTCGTTGCGCCTTAAACATGAATACCACTAGAAATCATTAACACCATTAGAAAATGATAACTAAACCATTATCTAACTGTTAATTAACTCTAAGTTAATGCTTATTAATGCATTCAAGTGTTACAAATTCACAACGACAATATTTACAACACATTGGTATCATGGTTAGTGGGCTGCACAGTCAGAACCTGCCAGAATGCCGTCCTTTGCAGAGATCGTGCCGTACCTTTTGTAAGAACATGTAGGAGAGGAAGAATATAATCAGAATTCCTCCGCAGATGGAAGTGATTATAAAGCCAAGTTTATAAAAATCTGTTTCCAAACGTCTCGGGGACGCGTTCATTGAGTACTTCTCAGCCCTGTCTGTGGAAAGGTAAGATCACAGACGTCCAAGGttagtgaggggaggagaggtggagaggcaTTGCGCACCAAAGCGCAACGTGAACTAAACGTGTGTCACCAAACCTGTTGTAAAGTGGACGGTGGGCAGGTTGGTAGGTACTTCTGTGCTGACCACAAAGGCTACAGTGTATTCACTCTCACACTGCCAGTCTACAGGCCCCTCCATGGTGGTCATAAGCTCCCAGTAGACAGACAACACCTCCAAGGCCCTCCTAAGTGCTTCGAGAGGAGACTGTTGAAAGGACACTTCAAAACTTTCTGGTTTGTCCTAAGAAATCATttaaaaaggggaaaaaaacaacataatttgATTTCATCATTGTGACATTATCATTGTACATTGTTCATACAATGCAATTATCTTTGAATAACAGGAAAAACAACCACAagaacaacaaataaaaggaGTTGTTTTGTTTGAGGAGTCATATTTGAGTAGCTTGGAATCGACCAAAATAGGTTTACGAGGACCATTGTTATATTAAATATCAGGCACCTACCTCAACTTCCTCGTTAATCTGAGGAACACATTTCTGAGAGTAGATGTTGAGAATGAGCGCCCTCAGAGACTGAACGTAACCCTCGTTAACCGAGCCCCTGCTGTACTTGAAGTGGGTCGCAAGCAGCTCCAAGATCCACGGTAAGGCCGCTTTTACAAAGCAACATTTGCTCTGTCGGTGgtttagaaaaaaacaaaagcaaaactAAAAAAGAGTTCTTCGAAGGCAGTCAATAactttgttcattttttttatcttaataAATGAAAGGGCACCTTACCAAATCCTTCCGCTCTATAAATGTGTAGGTAATCATACACCCACTACTAAACTGGTTATCCATCTGTGGAAACAACAGGGGCTCAGTCGTAGactacagagaaaaaaaaacatacacacccaaTAGTTCAACCCGGCCccgggacggggggagggggataaaAATGCCATTCTTCAATGACGGCTGAGTAATTGAATCATATACCAGGTGTCTGAGCGTCATGAGGTGCTCCCTGGTTATGGAATGTCTGCAGGGGCCGGGCACCTCACCCATGGTGAGGGGGAAGCTCaggaacacaagcacacacagacaattgaCCTGTAACGCACAAAGAACAGCGCATCGGCATGTGGTACCAGATGTACAAAGGGGGGGATTTTCATCTTGAGCGGCTCACACTATGCATTTGGAGTATCTTAAAGTATCATATAATACTACTATGACCTACAGCTGTGGGGGAAATCTGTTGTATACGGGCGAATAAGTGATTGTACAGATCGGTTAGAAGGATGGTAGACGTAGGCCTAGCGTGACATGGACAGCCACGTGTTGAGTAAGCATGCGCTCTGCTCTACGTCTCCCTAAGCCTCCAGCAGGGGTCCTATAGGCCCCTGTGAGGTATGTtgtggaggaggcagggggcaGGCCCTTGGGGAGGTGTGTTATGGCCCGTTCCATCAGACAGCTACTCAGGGCTGCCTGGTAACAGCTCCTGGCGTCTCTTCTTCCTGATTGACATGCGACAGAACCTTATGGAATGTGGATAATAAAGTATAAACAAACTCACTAATTCATGCGGGGAGATCTCTCTGGACCCATTCATAAACCCTTGAATAATGCCCTTGAATAGCTTATGTATGAGGGGACTCGGACCGCTTCCAACACTAGAGTTCGCAAGTCTTTCCCCTTAATTTAACAATGCTGCTTTTGCTGTCTGATTTTGGAGATGGAAAGCGGGGACAAAGGATTTCTTTGAAACCAAAGAGGAATTCAAGCAGAGATGGTCCCATTCTATATACTGTGCTTCGGTTCTTTCACATAATGTGTGCGCTCTTCAACAGCTATTGCTTAGATGTTGAAACCAAAATGTCTGGGAGCCAGTCTCCTTCAAAACTGACATGCTATTTTGATTTGCctcgatctctccctctctctctctctctctctctctctctctctctctctctctctctctctctctctctctctctctctccctctctctctctctctctctctctctctctctctctctctctctctctctctctctctctctctctccctctctccctctctccctctccctctctctctctctctctctgattttgAATATTCCATTCTGTGTCAAATTATTTGTTAAGgctttaaaatatttattttttcagaacGAAACCAATGTTAACCATCAAATGTGTCCTTTCTTTGTACCATCGATACTAAGAAAGGAAAGTAACACGTGTCATTTGTAAGCAAATCTGACAAAACCTAACCcaaaaacctaaccctaaaatcAAATATTTTAGTGCTTACATCAACCTCCACATTTTTACTAAAACAATAAGAATATATACCATAGGGGTCTCTACCACTGGCAGTCAAAGTTAAACGGAAAGCCCCTCCCCACCACTAACTTTATCATTTATGATTTGAAGGCAACTGATTTTAGATTAACtttatactagagctgtcaagcgattaaaatatttaatcgtgattaatcgcattaatgtcatagttaactctaattaatcgcgattaatcgcaaattctttttctatgctaaatatcccttgatttttttgtcccataattcttctcattttaattctcttatcaaaatggtgaagtgcatcggcttgccttgtgcaaatgattttttattgataacaacattggcatatacactgatcaaaacaggacgatacaaaaaaagagcctatagtgcaattaaacgactgctttgaacaaatgtcatttgaacatagcagtcaggctactgcttctttgttttgaaccaaagatatatattttttttttataaaataattgcgttaatcacgcgataaaaaaattaacgccgttaaatttggtttgcgttaacgccgttaataacgcgtttaactgacctATTTACTGAATAGGTAATATCCTAATCCAAAATAGGTAGGTCTACCCCTTAGGCTTTCCTTATCAAGTTGCGTCCTTCTTGTGGGATGAAAGTAATTTTGATCACAGCCAAGCATACCTGATTTACACTGTGGTTCAACTTTCATACCAGCACAGTTAGCTTCATAGATAAATATAACTTGGTTGGAATGTGGCATGTCACCATCAATTATTGCCATCAGCTTGAAAAATGGCAAAGCCTACCACACAGAATCGCATACATCCTTTCTTTGTTACCATAACCTCGACAAGCGCTTTGGTCCGGTTTGTTTGGTGTTGAAGATAATTATTAACGACATAAATCCATATCTTTCATGTGACACTCCCCAACACTACAGTCCCACTGCTAAATAGGCTGTTTGAAAGGCTGAACAAGACCTGGATGTTAATCCAGAGCTAATGGTCCTCATTTAACAAGCATGAGGCTGTTGTAGACCAACTTGAATGTGATGGTGTATACTGTCTGCAGTGGACAGAATCAGTATTGTTTAGGCATTATTGGTTATTGTTACTCATGGAATGATAAAGTAATGTTAATCGTTTTtcacattcattattattaCACATTATCTATAAGCATTTATTGTCAATGTTTATTGATGATTTTGTAATTGCAATCTTACTGCCTCAGTGATTGAACTATTGAGACACATTTTAGAGACATGTGGGCACGCTGATTAAAAAAGGCAAGCGATACACTTTCAGGTTACTTGAAATATGTAGTTATATTACATTATTAGAACACTTGGAAACATGAAGGGTTTCGCTATTGATCtttttaagtacatttaatcTTCTTTaatactaataaaaaaaaaaaaaaaaggtaaattgTTCCAATATTACTACATTCAAAATAACTTCATCATTGCATccttaaatgtataaatatgttgttgaaatatatatttgtattttaaatttgtccctttctctttccctaCTTCTACTAGTCCTACTTATACTACTAATTATAGTAACAGAAGTCTTAACTGTTGTTGAGTGATACCACAGATTAACTTTAACTGAATGTAAAACACAACTAATAGGACCAGGACAAGGATAAAAAAACATGGGACACAAAGCTCACATTAAACCACAACATGATTTGCTTTTCCCATGATATCCAAGATATACTGTCCATCTAAGTCATCCATAGCACGATTTAACCAACCTGCACTTTAAAGGTATGccaaatcacaaacacaaacacaaaataaattcacacacacacacacacacacacacacacacacacacacacacacacacacacacacacacacacacacacacacacacacacacacacacacacacacacacacacacacacacacacacacacacacaccaaacgcaatcagaaacacaaacacagatacataaGCATAGCCGGTCATTCACATGTAACCTCCAATGTTTTAAAATGTTCTCATTGACCTTGTGAATAAAATATTCTGTGAAGTTTCCCTTACCTTGGTTTTGCTCTGAATCAGGGAGGGCACCAGGCTGGTCATCTGGTATATGTTTGGCAAAGAACAAGAGCAGACTCCTCTGTCACACACATTGAGGCAGATAAATGCGTTTTTTGTATTTAGTCCCACTCGTGGTGAAAGGGAATGCTGCGAGGCAAAACTGACGATACTACATCTCATGCCGATCCCCCCAAACATAATGTGCTCCTCCTGCAGACTCAGTTTGCATAGAACAACTCTCCCTGCTTATGGTCCAGCCTGAGACCGCCCACAACTCTCACGTTCTCCACAAATACAATAGTTCAGCTGGGGGCCTTAATATGTGTCTGGGCTTTTGTCCTTTAGGTTGTTAAACAAAAGCCATTTTAGGGAAACACATCTACAATGTTTATAGTGATCTGTTGTTTCAGGTCACAATGCAAGACGGAAAATACTATTACACCGCCCGGGGATAGAATTTCATATTTTCCACATTCAAACagttatgtaggcctatctccCGGCAGACAATGATATACGATTTGGCTTTGAATAAACCACATGGATGGTTTCAGATAGCAGTGGCTAGTTAAATAGTGCTCATTAAACAGTTTCTAAAAATCACTAAACCGTAGACTTGGACTTGGAGAATgattggaaaataaataaaagttgtgATGATCAGTTTTGTCTCCATGCATAacccttttttgttttcttcaaagttcaaatcaaaGTTTGTCTTTTGGGAAAAAAGACGCCCTGCTGTTAAATAACATCTGTTGAGAACCTTTTAATCAATGCAGGCTTAGGGATACTCCAGTGTGGAAATCCATGAAATTTGTTGCATCCACAGATGGACACAGGGTGGTCTATTGGTGCACAGGCGGTGTAAGTTAAACTGTGCATGCAACCACAAATCTTTTGTGGTATGTTATGTATTTATACAAGAAGAATGTAACCTCGCTTAAAAAATGATTTTCAACTCCATTTAAACTCCCTTTTAGCTAACTACTGTGTGTTCTCCTTGCAAAGCAGCTCATCTTGAAATGCAGAACAATGTATCTATGACCAAATCGTTCATTAAATCCTAATTTAGGATTGGGACTGCTAAACATTTCCCTGTCGTCCCAAACACGTCgtatttt
Encoded here:
- the csf1b gene encoding macrophage colony-stimulating factor 1b isoform X2 — encoded protein: MFGGIGMRCSIVSFASQHSLSPRVGLNTKNAFICLNVCDRGVCSCSLPNIYQMTSLVPSLIQSKTKVNCLCVLVFLSFPLTMGEVPGPCRHSITREHLMTLRHLMDNQFSSGCMITYTFIERKDLSKCCFVKAALPWILELLATHFKYSRGSVNEGYVQSLRALILNIYSQKCVPQINEEVEDKPESFEVSFQQSPLEALRRALEVLSVYWELMTTMEGPVDWQCESEYTVAFVVSTEVPTNLPTVHFTTDSAETCRSQTWSHDNIQQRAANHSSGGMIMEELPELKGNDST
- the csf1b gene encoding macrophage colony-stimulating factor 1b isoform X1 — encoded protein: MFGGIGMRCSIVSFASQHSLSPRVGLNTKNAFICLNVCDRGVCSCSLPNIYQMTSLVPSLIQSKTKVNCLCVLVFLSFPLTMGEVPGPCRHSITREHLMTLRHLMDNQFSSGCMITYTFIERKDLSKCCFVKAALPWILELLATHFKYSRGSVNEGYVQSLRALILNIYSQKCVPQINEEVEDKPESFEVSFQQSPLEALRRALEVLSVYWELMTTMEGPVDWQCESEYTVAFVVSTEVPTNLPTVHFTTDRAEKYSMNASPRRLETDFYKLGFIITSICGGILIIFFLSYMFLQKIRRRHADHRPGAMIIFSRELQTTVLEA